The Chionomys nivalis chromosome 4, mChiNiv1.1, whole genome shotgun sequence genome contains the following window.
TAttgagatgaagggagggagggaataaagagaaatacagagaggaagaggaagaagggggaaggaacagctgcctcttcagaagggcagccgggaGCAGGGAGCTGGAGTGTGgttggagcttgtctcttaaagggacgtTTGCTACTTCATGTGACCCagcagccataggaccctgggctggctaGGGTACTGCCTGGGTTCATCCCGCTAGGTGGCAGGGCCATTATAATGCCTGAATCCAAACACAAGCCAGTGGGGAGAATTTGAAAAGTGGAAGAGAAAGCTAACAAGCGCCATTAGCCGTGTTTTCAGAAGAGGTCGGAACTGACTGCTCTGGATAATGGTTCCCTCCTAGAATGAAACAGTCCACCCTGCAGAAAAGCTCATAATACAGGCAGAAAGCAAATCAAAAGAGCTTCAGGATATCCCTGAAACTGACCGAATTCACTATGCCCCTCTGTCCGCaagtgtacatgagtgtgtgtgtgtgtgtgtgtgtgtgtatgatgagtGCATCTCTCGGACAAGCCAAGCTACAGGGAAGACTCTCAGACAAgtccagctgcctggaagaagcagagagccatgagccacctggaaaggacactctccaatCTGCTGAGCTGCCAGCAGGCCATGCAATGCACTCCAGCTTCCTAGATTTTGTGACATCCAGATTGGCATAGGCTACCGGAGATCTGCTTCAGCTGGGGTACCAGGGGTGAGGGGGTGAGGTGGTGGGGGGCAGTCAGGTTCCAAAGAGAATGTGTGGAGTTAGCAGGGGGAGACGAGGAGACAGGATCTGAGGGTGAATTGGGATGACTGCCAGCAGCATTCAATTGAGAAAAGATTTCTCCtggaatttcttctgtagaccaggctggccttaaactcacagtgctgggattaaaccttTTACACTTGACAGTTGCACACTGGATCAAACTGGATCAAACGGAGACAACCAGCAGgtgagctggggggtgggggagctgagTCACCTAGCATtgaccttgacaataggcaccagtcaagGGTTCTGGAAAGCCCACCTGTCCCTCTTGCTAGAGACAGGAAAATGACTTCCTTATCAAGCAGGAACTTTCCTCAAGCCCCCAGGAGTAGACACCCATTCCCAAATTCCTGACCTTGGGAAAGTACTTTTGGGGAGCAGACAGTATTACTAAGTGGGCCTGTTACCCGCCTAGCTCCCCAAAGGGCAGGTTCTGATGTCTTACTCTTCTCCCATCACACTGCACAGTTCTGAGTTCTCCGTATTTAACTCCTGCcctgtgaggacctgactttgcaaactccattttaaaggaAGGGCTTCATCTTAAGTCATAGAATGAGCGATTACGGGAGGGAAGTTTGCCCCTTCCCCGGGTTTGGGGCTGCACTTCTCTCACCCACTGCGCTGCATTGGTGTGGAAACTCGACCAAACTCGTTTGAATTAAAAACCCTCACGTAATCAGCATCGGAAATCCGGCTCCGTGAATTCATCTGGGGAAAAACCGCCCTTAATGGGTTTAGGCACTGGATCTGCACTGTAGACATTTCATCCTTGAGATCTCTAACTTTCCTGGTTTCATAGTGGcagggatttttttccccaaagtatTATTTTGTTCAGAGAAGCTACCATTGTACACATTTTCACCCTTTACCAAAGCCCGcacaaaatttcccaaagggaaaggcaTTAATATTGATAACCATTGAAAGTGAAGGTCAAAGGTGCTGAGAAGGGGGTCCTGCAATGTCGAATGCTGCAACTTTGTCAAACAGCGACCGCCACCGTGCTCCACGCCAGCAGGCTGAGCCTCTGCCACGCCTGTAAGGAGCCCCACCCAcattcctgtaagcaaccccagCAGAACTCACCGTTGTCTCACCAAATTAGCTCACTCATTGCTTCACCACATCTGGTGACGACCACACTTTGGTCTGAGACAGGGCCCTTCCTGGGGTGAgcagatgtgtgtgcagtgcatcCATACAGTAAAAGCCTGTCACGCAGGTGCCCAAGTCCCAGATTTTAAGGCCAACCACCCaggtgtatttgtttatttaatgagGATGTGTTCCTCTCCACGCagaggtcggaggacaacttggaggagtcAGACTTGTGTAGTGAGAGCCTCGACCACTTGAACTCTCTTGATGGCTCCTAAGTTttgttccattttaaaaaatatttaattagaaaacGTTTATtatctgattttgtgtgtgtgcgtgcaggtgCGAAGGCATGCAACTGTGTACAGACCACAAGACAGCTTTGTTCTTGGCCCTCTTCTGCCACCTTGTGGTCCAATAAAACCTGCGCGGACTCTACACTGCTACGGACTTCTGGGAGGAAAAACTTTCTGATCTTTTGGTTTGCAGGAAGGTGAAGGGGTGGAGGCCACTGTACAGTAGCGCATAGAATTCAAGCTCAGCCTCATTCCTCTGTACTCTGGACTTAGAGATTCCACTCTGTATCCGTATGCAAGCAGTGGCTGGCAACATGGACAGATAGCGATTGCGAACACGAGTCCCCCTAACCGCCAGCCCACGCCCAGACAGGGTCTTGTATACAGTCCAGATGACCTAGATCTTGCTGTGTATATCAggttgaactcacagaaatcctgtctttgccccatgagtgctgggattagggatGTAGACCATCACGCCTGGACACGTTCTCTCTTTAAActgcattttacattttttgcGTGAGTACACGCGGGAGTGCCACAGTAAAAGTGTggaaggaagtcagaggataatgtGAGAAAacaggtagtcaggcttggcagcgagcGCCTatactcactgagccatcacacCGGTCcaaaccattctttttttttttttttttttttggttttttgagacagggtttctctgtggttttggagcctgtcctggaactagctcttgtagaccaggctggtctcgaactcacagagatccacctggctctgcctcccaagtgctgggattaaaggcaaaccATTCTTTTGACATTCACAAATTCATGAGTAAAACAACCGATTAGACTCTTTTCCCTTCTACTTCAGAGGCTCAGGGATTCCGGATTCCAGTTTATCCATTAGAGAAGTAGAGAAGGCTTCCGAATGCGGACGCCACTGTCTGGTCTGGATAAACCATGAATAAACTCTGCGGCAAATATGCTCCTACCCTACCTCCAACGGGAACGGCGCACAGGACGCCCAGCCAGAGCCGGGGGCAGCCCGCGGACCCCTCTATCAAGCGCCTCTCATCGCGGTTCTGGCTTTACCGGTCATCCAAGACCACGGGGGCGGAGCCTGAGCGCGAGAGATGTCGCGCGCTGTCCAATGAGCACGCGCGGGTCCGTTCCATCGCGGGATCTGGGTCTCTCGCTCCGCCCCCTGCAGGCGATTTGACGGGGCCGCTGGCCGAGGGTGCCCCGCCTCCGAGGAGCGGTGACCGGCAGGGCTAGGCGCCGCCGGCCCCGGGATCCCTGCTGGCCCGCGAGCGGTGAGTTCAGGGTCAGGGGGTCCCGAGAGCCCGGCGGACGAGCTGTTGGAAGCAGCAGGGGCAGGGCTTTGGCCGCCTCGCGCCAGCTAGGCGTCTGCGCCACGGACGCCTCCGGTTCCGCTCGGTTGACTGGTTCGCTTTCGGCTCGACTGAGTTCGGCTTGTCCTGCTTCTGTTCGGCTCGGCTCTGTCCGGCTCCCTTCGGCTCTGTCCGCCTGGCCATCGCTTCCCTCCGCGGGCCAGAGGTGGCGCGGGACCCCGGTACCCTTTCGCGTCCCCGTGGGTCCAGAGCTGGTGCTGTTTTTCCGGTCAGTGCAGTGGTGGCAGGCGGCTCGTGACGAATCTCCCGGTTCCGGTGCGGGTCCCCAGCTGGTCTTTGGCGTATGGGAAGCATCCACTCAGGTGCTGAGGTCTGCCTTCGTCTGATGTGAATCAGGGTTTGTAGGCCTCCTTTCACGTCCCCAGTTCACAAAACATGGTCAGCCACCTGCTCTTCATTCTACTTTTCAAATTACTTACTTCCCAAAGGACTAGATGACACCTTGTGGTGTTTGAGGTGCCATTCTTCTGCCTCCCCCTCAGTACTGATATTCCCGGCGTGAGTCACCACAGGCAGTTTTGGAAGACACTCTTTTTAGAAGATTTGTTTACTAGTTGGGCATAGTGGCATGGGGACGCTGATGGAGGAGGACCAcacgttcgaggccagcctgcaggTCCCAGCAGTCCTCTCTTGTCTCTAACCCTCTCGGTACTGGAGTTGTTGACTGCTTCTCTATACCCCTTCCTttgctctctcctcccttttcccccctCCATTTTGTCACTCGGTTGTGCTTTTCTCATACAGTTAAGAATCCTTTGCTCTGCGGGGGACGTGTGTGTTGTCTGCGGTCGCTGGTAACTGCTGCATGTGACGGTGGATCGGGTCAGAACAAGGTTGAGGAGCCCGCACCTCCGGCCTGGGGCCGCTGAGTTCCTTGTGTGTCTTTAGGAAGCGTGGCCTCACCTTGTGTGTCTTTAGGAAGCGTGGCCTCATGCCTGGATGAATGAAGAGTCAGGACAACGGGAAGATAAGACAGGAGCAGGCCAGCACAGGAGCAGAACCTTGAAAGCAATCGAGTTTTCGTGATACTGTTTACCTTTTAAGAAGGGAGAAGGATGATCCCTTCTCTGCCCACCCTGACTGTCCTCATCCCGCTGGTATCCCTGGCAGGCCTGTTCTACTCCGCCTCTGTGGAGGAAGGCTTCCCCCAGGACTGCACCAGCGCCAGCAGC
Protein-coding sequences here:
- the Pigy gene encoding phosphatidylinositol N-acetylglucosaminyltransferase subunit Y gives rise to the protein MIPSLPTLTVLIPLVSLAGLFYSASVEEGFPQDCTSASSLCFYSLLLPVTVPVYVFFHLWTWMGLKLFRHN